The Nitrosopumilus sp. genome includes a region encoding these proteins:
- a CDS encoding CoA pyrophosphatase, translating into MKLDELKSRLSNTINPEIKFDDKYRLASILVVIYGNEPIVVMTEKPKHMTFHAGEISFPGGKLESNDSNLLETALRETSEEIGLEIPKSKVIGQLEPVVTLNSGFMILPFVSIVNEIPKLSANAEVEKIFHIPLEPFLQTQTKDPDPYHNRIQEMYTFEYKNQIVWGASARILKQIQDCLNT; encoded by the coding sequence ATGAAATTGGATGAATTAAAGTCTCGCCTTTCTAATACTATTAATCCTGAAATTAAATTTGATGACAAATATCGTTTGGCATCAATACTTGTAGTGATTTATGGTAATGAGCCAATTGTTGTAATGACTGAAAAACCAAAACATATGACATTTCATGCTGGTGAAATTTCATTTCCTGGTGGAAAACTTGAATCAAATGATTCGAATCTTTTAGAAACTGCATTGCGTGAAACAAGTGAAGAAATTGGATTGGAAATACCAAAATCAAAAGTAATTGGACAACTAGAACCCGTTGTTACGTTAAACTCTGGTTTTATGATTCTCCCCTTTGTTTCTATAGTCAATGAAATTCCAAAACTATCTGCAAATGCTGAAGTTGAAAAAATTTTTCATATCCCTTTAGAGCCATTTTTACAAACTCAGACAAAAGATCCCGATCCATATCATAATCGTATACAAGAAATGTATACCTTTGAATACAAAAACCAAATTGTATGGGGAGCATCGGCTAGAATCTTAAAACAGATTCAAGATTGCCTGAACACCTGA